In Legionella cardiaca, a genomic segment contains:
- a CDS encoding bifunctional 2-methylcitrate dehydratase/aconitate hydratase — protein sequence MHTFVEDNVKPDYDAVINDIADYVFNTPIKSAEAYETARLCLMDTLGCGMLALNFPECTKLLGPIVPGAQLAGGARVPGTSYELDPVQAAFNIGTMIRWLDFNDTWLAAEWGHPSDNLGAILAVADYVSRQNVKNGRTALKMQDVLTAMIKAHEIQGCLALENSFNRVGLDHVFLVKVASAAVAAHLLGADRDCLLRTLSQVFVDGQSLRTYRHAPNAGSRKSWAAGDATSRAVRLALIAAAGEMGYPSALTAPQWGFYDVLFGGNSFKFQRPYGSYVMENVLFKLSYPAEFHAQTAVECAVALHPLVKNRFTDIAKIELITHESAIRIISKQGPLHNPADRDHCLQYMVAIGLLHGDLKAEHYEDVVAADPRIDELRAKMQVTENKQFSVDYLNPEKRSIANSMRITFKDGSASELITVEYPIGHKRRREEGIPVLLAKFKYNLATRFTKEQVETISQAMNDTNTLAAMSVIDFVSLWHV from the coding sequence ATGCATACATTTGTTGAAGATAATGTGAAGCCTGATTATGACGCTGTAATCAATGACATTGCAGATTATGTTTTTAATACGCCAATAAAAAGTGCCGAGGCCTATGAAACTGCGCGTCTTTGTTTAATGGATACATTAGGCTGTGGGATGTTAGCTTTAAATTTTCCGGAGTGCACCAAATTACTGGGACCAATAGTCCCGGGAGCTCAATTAGCGGGTGGTGCACGCGTACCTGGAACATCTTATGAACTAGACCCAGTACAAGCTGCATTTAATATTGGTACAATGATCAGATGGCTGGATTTTAATGACACGTGGTTGGCTGCCGAATGGGGACATCCGTCTGATAACTTAGGCGCCATTTTAGCTGTTGCTGATTATGTAAGTCGACAAAATGTAAAAAATGGTCGAACAGCATTAAAAATGCAGGATGTGTTGACTGCAATGATCAAAGCCCATGAAATTCAAGGATGCTTAGCTCTTGAAAATAGCTTCAACCGTGTGGGTCTCGATCATGTCTTTTTGGTAAAAGTTGCAAGTGCTGCCGTAGCTGCCCACCTGCTAGGTGCAGATAGAGATTGTCTACTGCGCACGCTTTCACAAGTCTTTGTCGACGGTCAAAGTCTAAGAACCTATCGTCATGCACCTAATGCGGGTTCGCGTAAATCATGGGCTGCAGGTGATGCGACCTCACGAGCTGTACGTTTGGCTTTAATTGCTGCTGCCGGAGAAATGGGGTATCCCAGTGCGTTAACAGCACCTCAATGGGGCTTTTACGATGTTTTATTTGGTGGCAACTCCTTTAAATTCCAACGTCCCTATGGCAGTTATGTCATGGAAAACGTTTTATTTAAGCTTTCTTATCCTGCGGAATTTCATGCGCAAACGGCAGTTGAATGTGCAGTCGCTTTGCATCCTCTTGTTAAAAATCGTTTTACAGATATTGCAAAAATAGAATTAATCACCCATGAGTCTGCAATCCGTATCATTAGCAAGCAAGGACCTCTACATAATCCTGCTGACAGAGATCATTGTTTACAATACATGGTTGCTATAGGTTTGTTACATGGTGATTTAAAAGCAGAACATTATGAGGATGTTGTTGCTGCGGATCCACGTATTGATGAATTACGGGCAAAAATGCAAGTTACAGAAAACAAGCAATTTTCTGTTGATTATCTCAATCCCGAAAAGCGTTCGATTGCCAATAGCATGCGAATAACATTCAAAGACGGTTCTGCATCAGAATTGATAACTGTTGAATACCCAATAGGTCATAAGCGTCGTCGTGAAGAAGGTATTCCGGTATTGTTAGCTAAATTTAAATATAATTTAGCTACACGTTTCACTAAAGAGCAAGTAGAAACTATCTCGCAGGCGATGAATGACACCAATACTCTAGCCGCAATGTCGGTTATAGATTTTGTGTCACTTTGGCATGTTTAA
- the prpC gene encoding bifunctional 2-methylcitrate synthase/citrate synthase: MVNKSGAGLAGVVAGQSAIATVGQEGKGLNYRGYSIHDLAAQATFEEVAYLLHYGELPTRSELNQYTEKLMGLRKIPDELKAVLKLIPKNTHPMDVLRTGCSMLGTLEPENDFSQQYDIADRLLALFPGMMCYWYAFHFQGREITGQSDERTIGGHFLALLHNRKPSELECDMMNVSLILYAEHEFNASTFAARVTAATLSDFYSAITTAIGTLRGPLHGGANEAAMELIEQFKSPDEAEKELMQMLARKAKIMGFGHRVYTESDPRSDVIKAWSHKLAEAKNDMLLYNVSERIEAVMRREKKLFPNLDFYSASAYHFCGIPTPLFTPIFVMSRITGWSAHVFEQRADNRLIRPTSEYTGPERRKFIAIDARG; this comes from the coding sequence ATGGTCAATAAATCAGGAGCAGGATTAGCTGGGGTAGTTGCAGGGCAGTCAGCTATAGCTACGGTAGGGCAAGAGGGTAAGGGTTTAAATTATCGTGGTTACTCGATCCATGATTTAGCGGCACAAGCAACGTTTGAAGAGGTCGCCTATTTACTCCATTATGGTGAATTGCCTACGCGTTCTGAACTTAATCAGTATACTGAAAAATTAATGGGCTTAAGGAAGATTCCTGATGAATTGAAAGCCGTATTGAAGTTAATTCCTAAAAACACTCATCCTATGGATGTTTTAAGGACTGGTTGTTCAATGTTGGGTACATTGGAACCAGAAAATGATTTCTCACAACAATATGATATAGCCGATAGATTACTTGCATTATTTCCAGGCATGATGTGCTATTGGTATGCGTTTCATTTTCAAGGCAGAGAAATTACAGGGCAGAGTGATGAGCGAACAATTGGCGGCCATTTTTTAGCACTTCTGCACAATCGAAAACCTTCCGAGCTTGAATGCGATATGATGAATGTCTCATTAATTCTTTATGCAGAACATGAATTCAATGCATCCACATTTGCTGCAAGAGTTACTGCTGCGACGCTATCAGATTTTTATTCAGCCATCACAACTGCCATTGGTACTTTAAGAGGTCCTTTGCATGGTGGTGCAAACGAAGCTGCAATGGAGCTTATTGAGCAATTTAAAAGCCCTGATGAAGCAGAAAAAGAGCTAATGCAAATGTTAGCACGTAAGGCCAAAATTATGGGATTTGGACATCGAGTCTATACCGAGTCGGATCCGCGTTCTGATGTTATTAAAGCCTGGTCACATAAATTGGCAGAAGCCAAAAATGACATGCTTTTATATAATGTTTCAGAGCGCATTGAAGCAGTCATGCGCCGGGAAAAGAAATTATTTCCGAATCTCGATTTTTATAGCGCCTCTGCCTATCATTTCTGCGGCATACCAACACCCTTATTCACACCAATTTTCGTAATGTCACGTATTACAGGCTGGTCTGCTCATGTTTTTGAACAACGCGCAGACAATCGTTTAATTCGCCCCACGTCTGAATATACAGGGCCTGAGCGTAGAAAATTTATTGCCATCGATGCGAGAGGTTAA
- the prpB gene encoding methylisocitrate lyase, whose translation MSCSMGKRFRTLVHNNSPLQVVGTINAYAAMLAESAGCEAIYLSGAGVANASYGLPDLGMTSLAEVLEDARRITQACSLPLLVDVDTGWGHAFNIARTIKLMERAGVAAIHIEDQVLAKRCGHRPNKAIVTMQEMGDRIKTAVDARTDENFVIMARTDAYAVEGMAAVIERAQLCVELGADMLFPEAMTTLDEYKEFCCHFNVPVLANITEFGKTPLFTREELKEAGVQLILYPLSAFRAMSQAALTVYKTIKQTGTQRDLLESMQTRNDLYEVLGYHDYEKKLDQLMEGEDGQ comes from the coding sequence ATGTCTTGTTCCATGGGAAAGCGCTTTCGAACACTCGTTCACAATAACTCGCCCTTACAAGTTGTCGGTACAATTAATGCCTATGCAGCTATGTTAGCGGAATCAGCTGGATGCGAAGCTATTTACTTATCTGGTGCCGGTGTTGCTAATGCCTCTTATGGTTTACCTGATTTAGGTATGACAAGCTTGGCTGAGGTTCTGGAGGATGCAAGACGTATTACCCAGGCATGTTCATTACCACTTTTAGTCGATGTAGATACAGGGTGGGGACATGCATTTAATATTGCCAGAACAATCAAACTAATGGAACGAGCAGGTGTAGCTGCTATTCATATTGAAGATCAAGTTCTCGCTAAACGTTGTGGACATCGTCCCAATAAAGCAATTGTCACCATGCAAGAAATGGGCGACAGAATTAAAACGGCAGTAGATGCTCGTACTGATGAAAACTTTGTCATTATGGCGCGGACAGATGCTTATGCTGTAGAAGGCATGGCGGCGGTGATTGAGCGCGCGCAGTTATGTGTTGAACTGGGTGCCGATATGCTTTTCCCTGAAGCCATGACAACCCTGGACGAATACAAGGAATTTTGTTGTCATTTTAATGTTCCCGTCCTGGCAAACATAACGGAGTTTGGCAAAACACCGTTGTTTACACGAGAAGAATTAAAAGAAGCAGGTGTTCAATTAATTTTATATCCGCTCAGCGCATTTAGAGCAATGTCGCAAGCAGCTTTAACCGTCTACAAAACAATAAAACAAACTGGAACACAGCGTGATTTACTTGAAAGCATGCAAACACGCAATGATTTGTATGAAGTTCTAGGTTATCACGATTATGAAAAAAAATTGGACCAATTAATGGAGGGTGAGGATGGTCAATAA
- a CDS encoding DUF2490 domain-containing protein, translated as MKVLWGVQTTEKVWSTFGLNTNLGKFSYQLEPQLRVMNRQNVYDQFLNNFNGSYQLSPQLVFTLGTTYVNTWQNQGSNLQETRLLEQVSYTPRRYSWLSIRSRIEQRKRQDSNQLNYRLRERLTLKKRLTDSLSLVGFDEIFINLNQPDWISTKTFDQNRILISLDQQASKSLVLGAGYIYQYILSKPRQVGHIASLYAQLTLPTEVS; from the coding sequence ATGAAAGTGTTGTGGGGAGTACAAACCACAGAAAAAGTTTGGTCAACTTTCGGACTTAATACAAATTTGGGGAAATTCTCCTACCAACTAGAACCTCAATTGCGAGTGATGAATAGGCAAAATGTCTACGACCAGTTTCTTAATAATTTTAACGGAAGCTATCAACTCTCTCCTCAATTGGTTTTTACCTTAGGAACAACCTATGTTAATACCTGGCAAAATCAGGGTAGTAACCTTCAGGAAACCCGATTATTAGAACAGGTAAGCTATACTCCAAGACGCTATTCATGGCTTAGCATTCGTTCACGCATTGAACAAAGAAAGCGCCAGGATTCCAACCAATTAAATTATCGTTTGAGGGAACGTTTAACACTCAAAAAAAGATTAACTGATAGTCTAAGCCTGGTTGGTTTTGATGAAATTTTTATTAATCTTAATCAACCTGATTGGATATCCACAAAGACCTTTGATCAAAATCGAATTCTAATTAGTCTTGATCAACAAGCATCCAAGTCTTTAGTGCTTGGTGCGGGCTACATTTACCAGTATATATTATCTAAACCAAGACAAGTAGGTCATATTGCTTCGTTATATGCACAACTTACTCTTCCTACCGAAGTAAGCTAA
- a CDS encoding PhzF family phenazine biosynthesis protein codes for MHSIEIFQIDAFTDKVFHGNPAAVCLLNEWLNDELMQAIAVENNLSETAFIIEDEDGFHIRWFTPRGEISLCGHATLAAGFALHELNKCQSDTVAFSSKSGPLAVRKKGERYILDFPRLNYQSSKTPETIAVLIDQVCSEIYESELDYMVLLADEEKVLQAQVDIKTLAKLPKRGLILTSRSSEADFYSRCFYPKHNIPEDPVTGSAHCVLAPFWAKRLNKNMLRAVQGSFRKGHIHCEVLEERVYLSGYCKWYLKGHLVI; via the coding sequence GTGCATAGTATTGAAATTTTTCAAATAGATGCTTTTACCGATAAAGTTTTTCACGGTAACCCTGCGGCGGTTTGCCTGTTAAATGAGTGGTTAAATGACGAATTAATGCAAGCTATTGCTGTTGAAAATAATCTTTCGGAAACCGCGTTCATTATTGAGGACGAGGATGGCTTTCATATTCGCTGGTTTACGCCACGTGGTGAAATTAGCCTATGTGGTCATGCTACGTTAGCGGCCGGTTTTGCGTTACATGAATTAAATAAATGTCAGAGTGATACTGTAGCATTTTCAAGCAAAAGTGGCCCTCTGGCGGTAAGAAAAAAAGGGGAGCGTTATATCTTAGACTTTCCTCGTTTAAATTACCAATCTAGTAAAACCCCCGAAACCATTGCTGTATTGATCGATCAGGTTTGTTCAGAAATATATGAAAGTGAACTTGATTATATGGTTTTGCTTGCTGATGAAGAGAAGGTTTTACAAGCTCAGGTTGATATTAAAACTTTAGCTAAATTACCCAAAAGAGGCCTGATATTAACATCACGTAGCAGTGAAGCGGATTTTTATTCCAGGTGTTTTTATCCAAAACATAATATTCCCGAAGATCCCGTTACAGGATCAGCACACTGTGTATTAGCTCCATTTTGGGCAAAGCGCCTTAACAAAAACATGCTTCGCGCAGTTCAAGGTTCTTTTAGGAAAGGACATATCCACTGTGAAGTTTTGGAGGAGAGGGTCTATCTTTCCGGATATTGTAAATGGTATTTAAAAGGACATTTAGTAATTTAG
- the mnmC gene encoding bifunctional tRNA (5-methylaminomethyl-2-thiouridine)(34)-methyltransferase MnmD/FAD-dependent 5-carboxymethylaminomethyl-2-thiouridine(34) oxidoreductase MnmC, translating to MSSPFIPIETASLFWRDGLPFSSKFDDIYFSTAGGLQETEHVFIAGNHLIDRWQTLKNNTFIIAETGFGSGLNFLLTWALWLKHAPSSAQLHFISCEKFPLTKEDLVRCLNLWPQLQKQAEALLEDYPILTPGFHQLAFDEGRINLTLMLGDAEACFNELLICGDAVIEQQLRTNHVDAWFLDGFAPSKNEAMWSKTLFQAIGLLSKPGTTLATFSAASVVKTNLQEAGFCVNKVKGFGRKRDMITAEFEKIPATLKPKGRTTPWHMDAVNNGGSKRALIVGAGLAGCYTAFALAKRNWQVTLIDMQNGVGCGASGNKQAVLYPKLSSFQSPLTQYMLASFLFAVRHYKKLLKDYPSLGELAGILQLAFNEKERLAQASLDSWLAAYPELGMLVDLEQASELAGVPLKKAGLFIPLSGWLDSQALCQLLVQNSGIQFIGNTAISEVNFKEGLWHAADYHADVLVITSGYQAAEFSQTSYLSLKPIRGQMTTIESNENSVKLKIPLCGDGHVLPAKNNTHAIGATYHLGITDNGCNFSDDASNLARLKKLIDENSWSNQLRSNWAGIRGATTDYLPVVGPVPNACEFNQRFKSLESNAKRWLPLPGVYHKGLFLCAGFGSRGITTIPLSAEWLASMINNEPFFLPRTLVQALSPARFLRKAIIRKL from the coding sequence GTGAGTAGTCCTTTTATTCCTATTGAAACGGCAAGCTTGTTTTGGCGCGATGGTTTGCCGTTTTCTTCCAAATTCGATGATATTTATTTTTCAACAGCAGGTGGTTTGCAGGAAACCGAGCATGTTTTTATTGCAGGGAACCACTTAATTGATCGATGGCAAACGCTGAAAAATAATACTTTTATTATTGCTGAAACAGGATTTGGTAGCGGATTAAATTTTTTATTAACTTGGGCGTTATGGTTAAAGCACGCCCCCTCATCAGCTCAGTTACACTTTATTAGTTGCGAAAAATTTCCCTTAACGAAAGAAGACTTAGTGAGATGTCTGAATTTATGGCCGCAATTACAAAAACAAGCTGAGGCTTTACTTGAGGACTATCCAATTTTAACGCCTGGATTTCACCAGCTTGCTTTTGATGAAGGACGCATTAATTTAACACTTATGCTTGGCGATGCTGAAGCTTGTTTCAATGAGCTTCTAATTTGTGGAGATGCAGTAATTGAACAACAATTAAGAACAAATCATGTCGATGCCTGGTTTCTTGATGGTTTCGCACCTTCGAAAAATGAAGCCATGTGGTCTAAGACTTTATTTCAGGCAATTGGATTACTCTCAAAACCTGGAACGACGTTAGCGACGTTCTCTGCTGCAAGTGTGGTGAAAACCAATTTACAAGAGGCAGGTTTTTGTGTGAATAAAGTCAAAGGCTTCGGACGCAAACGTGACATGATAACGGCCGAATTTGAAAAAATACCAGCTACTCTCAAACCAAAAGGGCGAACAACTCCTTGGCACATGGATGCAGTTAATAATGGAGGATCTAAGCGAGCGCTTATTGTGGGTGCAGGGCTTGCTGGTTGTTATACCGCCTTTGCTTTGGCAAAAAGAAATTGGCAAGTTACTTTAATTGATATGCAAAATGGAGTGGGGTGTGGGGCTTCCGGTAATAAGCAAGCGGTTTTATATCCTAAATTATCCTCTTTTCAATCGCCATTGACGCAATATATGTTGGCTTCTTTTTTGTTTGCTGTGCGACATTATAAAAAATTACTTAAAGACTATCCTTCTCTGGGAGAATTAGCAGGAATATTGCAACTGGCATTTAATGAGAAGGAAAGACTAGCGCAAGCAAGTTTAGACTCATGGCTTGCAGCTTATCCAGAATTAGGCATGTTAGTCGATCTTGAGCAGGCCTCTGAGCTGGCAGGAGTTCCATTAAAAAAAGCAGGTTTATTTATTCCTCTGTCCGGATGGTTAGACTCACAGGCCTTATGTCAGTTGCTTGTGCAAAACTCCGGCATTCAATTCATCGGAAATACGGCAATTTCAGAAGTCAATTTCAAAGAGGGGTTATGGCATGCTGCTGATTATCATGCTGATGTGCTAGTTATCACCAGTGGTTATCAAGCTGCTGAGTTTTCACAAACCAGCTACTTATCTCTTAAACCAATTCGTGGACAGATGACAACAATTGAGAGTAATGAAAACAGTGTGAAATTGAAAATTCCATTATGTGGTGACGGGCATGTTTTACCTGCTAAGAATAACACTCATGCTATCGGTGCAACTTATCATTTAGGTATTACTGATAATGGTTGCAATTTTTCCGATGATGCTTCTAACTTGGCACGCTTAAAAAAATTAATAGATGAAAATTCATGGTCGAATCAACTAAGAAGCAACTGGGCAGGAATTAGGGGGGCAACTACCGATTATTTGCCAGTGGTTGGTCCTGTTCCAAATGCTTGTGAATTTAACCAAAGGTTTAAATCTTTAGAGAGTAATGCAAAGCGGTGGCTTCCATTACCAGGCGTATATCACAAAGGTTTATTTTTATGTGCTGGTTTTGGCTCAAGAGGTATAACGACAATACCCTTATCTGCTGAATGGTTAGCATCCATGATTAACAATGAACCATTTTTTCTCCCTAGGACTTTGGTGCAAGCTTTATCTCCAGCGCGATTTCTGCGCAAAGCCATCATAAGAAAACTCTAA
- a CDS encoding peptide MFS transporter codes for MSRVDSKNAVWSDLPQGVVAIFFIQIFSTLSFSVLYSTLVLYMTKKLGISAPTANSITGIFVAANFALHLLGGYCGGRFLSNRSLFCFGMLAQIAGCILLALESSTYLYLGLGFFLTGCGLNVTCINCMLTQRFTPEDNRRESAFLWNYAGMNIGFLVGFTLSGYFQLSQNYQRLFLLSSLGNLIAVFICLYFWHSLEDQKTIYSRLSIPHKKRALLGGVTIVLGLPFLLSQLIHFADWANKIILITGIIMLFITITLALQQNRDAREKMLAFLTLMVISTVFWMLYQIGPMGLTHFIENNVQRHWEAITIPPQWFQNINTICIVVGGPLLSLVLNRMRLRGIQVNIPTQFALALLLIGLAFAILPLGIARADVYGMVSPWWIVLSFVLQSAGELLISPIGYAMVGALIPNSLQGVMMGMWMLATGVGATLSSYSSNWMTAGQESNLPIATNNGYSDVFLNLGLFAIAASLLLFLLVPRLRTWINNKKCDLSEEAASVMV; via the coding sequence ATGTCTAGAGTTGATAGCAAAAATGCAGTTTGGAGTGATTTGCCTCAAGGTGTTGTTGCAATATTCTTCATTCAAATTTTTTCGACTTTAAGCTTTAGTGTGCTCTATTCGACGTTAGTTTTATATATGACAAAAAAATTAGGCATCTCTGCACCCACTGCCAATAGTATTACTGGAATTTTTGTTGCTGCTAATTTTGCATTACATTTGCTGGGAGGTTATTGCGGCGGGCGATTTTTATCAAATCGTTCTCTTTTTTGCTTCGGAATGCTCGCGCAAATTGCAGGCTGCATTTTACTGGCATTAGAAAGCTCAACTTATCTTTATTTGGGTTTGGGTTTTTTCTTAACAGGTTGTGGTCTTAATGTAACCTGTATTAATTGCATGCTTACACAACGATTTACTCCTGAAGATAATCGTCGCGAATCGGCTTTTTTATGGAATTATGCAGGGATGAACATCGGCTTTTTAGTCGGCTTTACATTAAGCGGTTATTTTCAATTATCACAGAATTATCAACGCCTATTTTTATTAAGTAGTTTAGGTAACTTAATTGCTGTATTTATATGCTTGTATTTTTGGCATTCTTTGGAAGATCAAAAAACCATTTATAGCCGTCTTTCTATACCCCATAAAAAACGCGCTTTATTAGGCGGCGTAACCATTGTTTTAGGTCTGCCATTCCTATTAAGCCAATTAATTCATTTTGCAGATTGGGCGAATAAAATTATTCTAATTACAGGGATTATAATGTTGTTTATTACAATAACCCTCGCTTTACAACAAAACCGTGATGCTCGAGAAAAAATGCTCGCTTTTTTAACTTTAATGGTTATAAGTACTGTGTTCTGGATGTTGTATCAAATTGGTCCCATGGGATTAACCCATTTCATTGAAAATAATGTACAACGACATTGGGAGGCAATTACTATTCCGCCTCAATGGTTTCAGAACATTAATACTATTTGTATCGTAGTTGGCGGTCCGCTGCTCAGTCTTGTCTTAAACCGTATGCGCTTACGAGGTATTCAAGTTAATATACCTACACAATTTGCTTTGGCATTGCTGTTAATTGGTTTGGCGTTTGCTATATTACCGCTTGGCATTGCGAGAGCTGATGTCTATGGTATGGTTTCTCCTTGGTGGATTGTTTTAAGTTTTGTCTTGCAAAGTGCTGGTGAATTGCTAATTTCTCCTATTGGTTATGCCATGGTAGGGGCATTAATTCCTAACTCACTGCAAGGTGTCATGATGGGAATGTGGATGCTGGCCACTGGAGTAGGGGCAACATTATCAAGCTATAGCTCTAACTGGATGACAGCAGGCCAAGAATCAAATTTGCCTATAGCAACCAATAATGGGTATAGTGATGTCTTTTTAAATCTTGGTTTATTTGCAATTGCTGCCTCGTTGTTGCTCTTTTTATTGGTACCTAGACTACGCACCTGGATAAATAATAAGAAATGCGACTTGTCTGAAGAGGCTGCTTCTGTAATGGTGTAG
- the pta gene encoding phosphate acetyltransferase, with amino-acid sequence MHKKIYLTGIEKRPGKSFVSLGFLSLLKEQESSLRCFKLFSESDESQIPLLEAITNESIKPLMSVNQAIALMRNQPADLASSVLEATQTTGDCALTYFEGTDFESDNDVFEYQFNLTLAYQLNCDVILTVSAKDRTLEHTLSLLKNALEISKKSHARVIGVIVNRVISLQDSEALELFQKQLPNLSFIAVIPEFEQLANPSVRDVAVKLRAEIICGEKELHRPVRQFTIAAKTIGNFLESRLDRNGMLIITPDDRIDILLGSLLADQSAYYPKIAGIVLTGGEMPGPIIREILTGLEHPFPVLLTRLKTYETATALFSAKFSLSKADPIKVSKAIDSVRPYLAKSVQKLLSDKSHLPRLSPAVFLYDISNRAKKFQQHIVLPEGDDSRILIAADYLLKRGIVKITLLGKPEKIHLLAKRLDLDLPNVNIIDVEKSSLKEVYAKKYYELRKHKNVNLPIAMERMTDLNYFAAMMVFCGDANGMVSGAAHTTADTVRPALETIKTKPGVNKVSSIFIMCLPSRVLIYGDCAINPEPDSQTLAEIATQAAQIAQKLGITPKVALLSYSSGDSGKGESVEKVAKAMELLKQMQPELLVEGPIQYDAAVDPEIAAKKLPNSKLSGDANVLIFPDLNTGNNTYKAVQRESGALAIGPVLLGLNKPVNDLSRGCTPQDIINTILVTAIQAQGEKL; translated from the coding sequence ATGCATAAAAAAATATACCTAACAGGGATTGAAAAACGACCCGGAAAGTCTTTTGTTTCTTTAGGTTTTTTATCGCTGCTCAAAGAGCAAGAATCATCGTTACGATGTTTCAAACTTTTTTCAGAGTCAGATGAATCACAAATACCTTTACTTGAAGCAATAACTAATGAATCAATAAAACCGTTGATGAGTGTCAACCAGGCCATTGCTCTTATGCGCAACCAACCCGCGGATTTGGCCTCCTCGGTACTCGAAGCAACTCAAACTACAGGTGATTGTGCCTTAACCTATTTTGAAGGAACCGATTTTGAAAGTGATAATGATGTTTTTGAGTATCAATTTAATCTGACTCTGGCTTATCAATTAAATTGCGATGTAATCTTAACTGTTTCTGCTAAAGATAGAACCTTGGAACACACGCTTTCGTTGTTAAAGAATGCTCTTGAAATCAGTAAAAAAAGTCATGCGCGTGTTATTGGGGTAATTGTCAATCGTGTCATCAGCTTGCAAGACAGTGAAGCGCTTGAGCTATTCCAGAAACAATTACCTAATCTCTCGTTTATTGCCGTTATTCCTGAGTTTGAACAATTGGCAAATCCTTCTGTACGTGATGTGGCTGTTAAATTACGGGCTGAAATCATTTGCGGTGAAAAAGAATTACATCGCCCTGTTCGCCAATTTACAATTGCAGCAAAAACCATCGGAAATTTTTTAGAGTCCCGTCTTGATCGAAATGGTATGCTTATTATTACGCCGGACGACAGAATTGATATTCTGCTGGGATCTCTATTAGCAGACCAATCTGCTTATTATCCAAAAATCGCAGGTATTGTTTTAACTGGCGGTGAAATGCCAGGTCCTATTATCCGTGAAATTCTTACAGGTCTTGAGCATCCCTTTCCTGTTTTGTTAACCAGACTTAAAACTTATGAGACTGCTACAGCCTTATTCTCAGCAAAATTTAGTTTAAGTAAAGCAGATCCAATTAAAGTCAGTAAAGCGATTGATTCTGTTCGTCCTTATCTAGCAAAATCAGTACAGAAATTGCTAAGTGATAAATCACACCTACCAAGACTCAGTCCAGCTGTTTTCTTATATGACATCAGTAATAGAGCGAAGAAATTTCAACAACACATTGTTCTTCCGGAAGGAGATGATTCTCGCATATTGATTGCAGCAGATTATTTACTCAAGCGTGGAATTGTTAAAATTACTTTATTGGGTAAGCCAGAAAAAATTCACCTTTTAGCGAAGCGTCTGGATTTAGATTTACCAAACGTTAATATTATCGATGTCGAAAAATCTAGCTTAAAAGAAGTTTATGCCAAGAAATACTATGAACTTAGAAAACATAAAAATGTGAATCTTCCCATAGCCATGGAGCGAATGACCGACTTAAATTATTTTGCTGCCATGATGGTTTTCTGCGGTGATGCAAATGGCATGGTTTCTGGAGCAGCTCATACAACAGCAGATACGGTTCGTCCTGCATTAGAAACGATAAAAACAAAGCCCGGTGTCAACAAGGTTTCTTCCATTTTTATTATGTGCTTACCTTCACGAGTACTGATTTATGGTGATTGTGCCATTAATCCAGAACCTGATAGTCAAACCTTAGCTGAAATTGCCACTCAAGCTGCACAAATTGCACAAAAGCTGGGAATTACTCCCAAAGTTGCCTTGTTGTCTTATTCTTCAGGAGATTCTGGTAAAGGAGAGAGTGTTGAAAAAGTTGCGAAAGCCATGGAGTTACTCAAACAAATGCAACCTGAGTTATTAGTTGAAGGACCCATACAATATGATGCAGCTGTGGATCCAGAGATTGCTGCCAAAAAACTTCCTAATTCAAAATTATCAGGTGATGCGAATGTGCTTATTTTCCCTGACCTCAATACAGGTAACAACACGTATAAAGCGGTTCAACGGGAAAGTGGTGCCTTGGCAATTGGCCCCGTGTTATTAGGTTTGAATAAACCTGTTAATGATCTCAGTAGAGGTTGTACTCCTCAAGATATTATTAATACCATTCTCGTTACTGCTATCCAGGCTCAGGGGGAAAAGTTATGA